The genomic window CGAGGCGTAGGGGGCGAATTTCGGGTCGGTGATCTCGATGATCACCGGCACCCGCCCCGGCGGTGGCGAGCCGCTGTAGCTGATCAGCGTGCCCGACGGCTGCACCTGGCCCTCGCCGATCACCGCGATGACCTGCTTGACCTTGCCGGCGAAGACCTCGCCAGGGATGCCATCGAACGCCACCTCGGCCTCGTCGCCTACGCTCAGGCGCAACTGGCTGTTCTGGCGCATCCACGCGGTGAAGTACGGCCCCTCTTCCGGCACGAAGACCATCGACGGGCGCAGCGGCAGCCGGGTCGCCATCATGCCCGGGCGCAACGACACGTGGGTGACGAAGCCGCGCGACGGCGCACGCACCACGGTGTTGTCCAGCTCGAACTGGGCCAGGCCCTGCTGCGCCGTGAGGTCGTCCACGCGGGCGGTGGTCAGGTCGACGTCGCGCTTGTTGCCGACGTTGCGCACGGCCAGCTCGCGGGCGCGGGCCTGGTCGGCGCGCGCCGACACCAGCTGCGCCTTGATCGAGTCCAGCTTCAGCTGGAAGGGTTTGGGATCGATGCGGAACAGCACCGCGCCCTTCTCGATCATCTCGTTGCCCTTCACCGGCACTTCCACCACCTGCCCGGTGACCACCGGGATCACCGGCGTGGTGACGAAGTAAGTACGCGCCACCTCGGAGTACGGGTGGTTGTAGTTCATGGTGAAGATCAGCGCGCCGATGATGATCACCCCGCCGAGCACGGCGGTGGGCACGGTCCACTTGTTCAGCGGGATGCGGAAGATCTTGAAGATGGCGATGCAGATGGCGGCATAGGTGAGGATCAGCAACAGGTCCATGGCTCAGCCCTCCCCGCCCGGTTGAGTGGTTGCCGGTGCGGCGGGCGCGCCGGTGCGGCCCTCCAGCACGTCCAGGCGCTGGCGGAGCTCGGCCAGTTGCTGCTCCAGGTACTCGGCCTCCTGCGCCGGCGTCTTGCCGTGGTGGAAGCCCCAGCCCCGGTCCTCGCGGTACAACATGGCCCAGATCCACAGGAACGGCCACAGCGCATGCAGCGTGAACAGGCTCACCCAGCCGGCCGCGTGGATCGCGTCCTGGTGGGGATGATTACGGTGTACCGCGATCTCGTAGGGAATGTCGTGCAGCACGATGATCCCGTAGAACAATACCAATCCGACGAAGATCAGTACCCCCAGCGCAAAATAGTCAAGCATCCCGCCCTCCTAGATCCCCCGAGCACAACGCCGGAGCGAGTTGCCTGAGTATGGTTGATCCATGGCAATCTGCACGATCGTCGAAACGTCCGTATGACGGGGGATGCAGCCCGATCACGCGGGGAATTCGGGCGGTCGTTCCGACAGATGCGTGGGAGGCTCTAGCTCCGGTATGTGCAGGCTCTGCCGGGGAATTTTCGCTTTCGGTGGCAGGGCCGGAGGGAGTCGCCCCTGGGAAAACCTGCAGCCGGAAGCCGGAAAGCGGCCATGACCACGCCTAGCCGGTGTCAACCGGCGTGAATGGAGCTGGGCGGG from Pseudomonas sp. GCEP-101 includes these protein-coding regions:
- a CDS encoding HlyD family secretion protein; translated protein: MDLLLILTYAAICIAIFKIFRIPLNKWTVPTAVLGGVIIIGALIFTMNYNHPYSEVARTYFVTTPVIPVVTGQVVEVPVKGNEMIEKGAVLFRIDPKPFQLKLDSIKAQLVSARADQARARELAVRNVGNKRDVDLTTARVDDLTAQQGLAQFELDNTVVRAPSRGFVTHVSLRPGMMATRLPLRPSMVFVPEEGPYFTAWMRQNSQLRLSVGDEAEVAFDGIPGEVFAGKVKQVIAVIGEGQVQPSGTLISYSGSPPPGRVPVIIEITDPKFAPYASLMPGGAYGQAALYSEHFHHVAIMRKILLRMAAWMNYIFPFH
- a CDS encoding DUF3302 domain-containing protein, producing MLDYFALGVLIFVGLVLFYGIIVLHDIPYEIAVHRNHPHQDAIHAAGWVSLFTLHALWPFLWIWAMLYREDRGWGFHHGKTPAQEAEYLEQQLAELRQRLDVLEGRTGAPAAPATTQPGGEG